From the Solibacillus sp. FSL R5-0449 genome, one window contains:
- the epsC gene encoding serine O-acetyltransferase EpsC, translating into MKIEDWLNKETSTIANKLIDYNKKHIEVEKSIGFTGRDQIHHILDSFYEIFFPTIYNQGVVDETRTLMKLNNNLRQSALDLRDIIEKVLVYQNFDNCDGQCREKADHVVMKLMDRFPEIRETIQTDIQAAYNGDPAATSTEEIMLSYPSIRAVFIHRIAHELYKMDVTIVPRIMSEYAHQLTGIDIHPGAKIGHSFFIDHGTGVVVGETCTIGNNVKIYQGVTLGALSFPLDENGNPIKGVKRHPNIEDNVVIYAGATILGGKTTIGHDTVLGSNIWLTYSVPPYSRVYNSQPSPNISNSKEVVIEYEI; encoded by the coding sequence ATGAAAATCGAGGACTGGTTAAATAAAGAAACATCAACTATTGCAAATAAGTTAATCGACTATAATAAAAAACATATTGAAGTTGAAAAATCGATTGGATTCACGGGCCGTGATCAAATCCATCATATTTTGGATAGTTTTTATGAGATTTTCTTCCCGACAATCTATAATCAAGGTGTTGTCGATGAAACACGTACATTAATGAAATTAAATAATAATCTTCGTCAATCAGCATTGGATTTGCGTGATATTATCGAAAAAGTATTAGTCTACCAAAACTTTGATAATTGTGATGGCCAATGCCGAGAAAAAGCGGATCATGTTGTAATGAAGTTAATGGACCGTTTCCCGGAAATCCGTGAAACGATTCAAACAGATATTCAAGCTGCTTATAACGGAGATCCGGCTGCTACATCAACTGAAGAAATCATGTTAAGCTACCCGTCGATTCGTGCTGTATTTATCCATCGTATCGCACATGAACTTTATAAAATGGATGTAACAATCGTTCCGCGTATCATGTCTGAATATGCACACCAGTTAACAGGAATCGATATTCATCCAGGTGCAAAGATCGGCCATTCATTTTTCATTGACCATGGTACAGGTGTCGTAGTAGGAGAAACGTGCACAATCGGCAACAATGTTAAAATCTATCAAGGTGTAACGTTAGGCGCGTTAAGTTTCCCGCTCGATGAAAACGGAAACCCGATAAAAGGTGTAAAACGTCATCCGAATATTGAGGACAATGTTGTCATCTATGCCGGTGCTACAATTTTAGGCGGGAAAACTACAATTGGCCATGACACAGTGCTTGGCAGTAATATTTGGCTGACATATTCGGTGCCGCCATATTCACGTGTTTATAATTCTCAGCCATCACCGAATATCAGCAACAGTAAAGAAGTTGTAATCGAGTACGAAATTTAA
- a CDS encoding M3 family oligoendopeptidase, with translation MSQAKSINYYKELIDLKKVEQIEARFQHLLDVSIDSIIDLENWIEEEKALRFEIEEALTGHLVDFYRNTEDPDIKSTYLHDQQVIQPLMMKYEAKLNKKCCESPYFKELDDKRYGLMRNFRESKVKLFREENIPLFVKEQELSTKYSEIMGGLTVEWDGEEKPFPFIESQLDNLDRSVREKAYHLIRAAYRQIKPETDALMDELVQLRHQIAVNAGFNNYRDYMFVAKNREYSIEDCYDFHENVEKHIIPAWNRLANVFKSKLGVDSYRPWDNTAKLLKNPPYTETSVLVDGVAEMLGKTDPYFSDRLEYMRANGLLDLGDRKGKSPGGFCVPLPVSGDTFVFANFSPSFFSLIALIHEMGHAVNGYLQASERGPIEEFQWRAEVAELYSHGMELLLLDKFNLFYPEEEEFKSAQREELRRAFTMLFGPLSGDLFQHWMYTNPQHTAKERDEKYYEILKRYGLNPVDTAGFEEEIGMSWIGTLHFIQYPFYDIEYSMSMLGALQLLENYQQNPKQAVEFYKKGASADYNQSIAAIYKETGVDFDFSESTVKRMGEFLEKVIHDINS, from the coding sequence ATGTCACAAGCGAAAAGTATTAACTACTACAAAGAATTAATTGATTTAAAAAAAGTCGAACAAATTGAAGCACGGTTTCAACATTTACTCGATGTTTCGATTGATTCCATAATTGACCTGGAGAATTGGATTGAGGAAGAAAAGGCATTACGCTTTGAAATTGAAGAAGCATTGACAGGCCACCTTGTCGACTTCTACCGAAATACAGAGGATCCGGATATTAAATCAACATACCTTCACGATCAGCAAGTCATTCAGCCTTTGATGATGAAATACGAGGCAAAGCTAAATAAAAAATGCTGCGAATCTCCTTATTTCAAAGAATTAGATGATAAGCGTTACGGTTTGATGCGCAATTTTAGAGAGTCAAAAGTAAAACTGTTTAGAGAAGAAAATATTCCACTGTTTGTAAAGGAACAAGAACTAAGCACAAAGTACAGTGAAATCATGGGCGGACTTACAGTTGAATGGGATGGAGAAGAAAAGCCTTTCCCGTTTATCGAATCACAGCTTGATAATTTAGACAGAAGTGTTCGGGAAAAAGCCTATCATTTAATTAGAGCTGCCTACCGTCAAATTAAACCCGAAACGGATGCACTCATGGATGAGCTCGTTCAGCTGCGTCACCAGATTGCAGTCAATGCGGGTTTTAATAATTATCGTGATTATATGTTTGTTGCAAAAAACCGTGAGTATAGTATTGAAGATTGTTATGACTTCCATGAAAATGTTGAAAAGCATATCATTCCTGCCTGGAATCGACTTGCAAATGTTTTTAAGTCCAAACTTGGTGTCGACTCATATCGCCCATGGGATAACACCGCTAAACTGCTGAAAAATCCTCCATATACCGAAACATCCGTGCTTGTGGATGGCGTTGCTGAAATGTTGGGAAAAACAGATCCGTATTTTTCAGACCGTTTGGAGTACATGAGAGCAAATGGATTGCTTGATCTTGGGGACCGTAAAGGTAAAAGTCCTGGTGGTTTCTGTGTCCCTTTACCAGTTTCGGGAGATACGTTCGTTTTTGCAAACTTTAGTCCATCCTTTTTCTCGCTTATTGCACTCATTCATGAAATGGGTCACGCGGTAAATGGTTATCTTCAAGCTTCGGAACGAGGCCCTATCGAAGAATTCCAGTGGCGAGCGGAAGTAGCTGAATTGTATTCACACGGAATGGAATTATTGTTATTGGATAAGTTTAATCTGTTTTATCCGGAAGAAGAGGAATTCAAAAGTGCGCAACGTGAAGAACTAAGACGGGCATTTACGATGTTATTCGGCCCATTGTCAGGCGACCTTTTCCAGCACTGGATGTATACAAATCCCCAGCATACCGCTAAGGAACGTGACGAAAAGTACTATGAGATTTTAAAACGATACGGCTTGAACCCCGTTGATACTGCCGGGTTTGAAGAAGAAATTGGCATGAGCTGGATCGGGACACTTCATTTTATTCAATATCCTTTCTATGATATTGAATACTCGATGTCGATGCTTGGTGCACTGCAATTACTTGAAAATTATCAACAGAATCCAAAGCAAGCTGTCGAATTTTATAAAAAAGGTGCAAGTGCAGATTACAATCAATCCATTGCAGCGATTTATAAAGAAACCGGCGTTGATTTTGACTTTTCAGAGTCAACTGTAAAACGAATGGGTGAATTTCTGGAAAAAGTGATTCACGATATTAATTCATAA